The Armatimonadota bacterium genome has a segment encoding these proteins:
- a CDS encoding MBL fold metallo-hydrolase, which produces MRVYVLASGSTANAVLVEGGSTRVLVDAGLPARAIRRWLARFGIAPARLDAVLLTHEHDDHTRGAASVARAMGTVVLANERTLRACPDLRAGHERFENLRPFRIGELLVEAVPVSHDAADPVAFVIEGEGRRVVIATDLGRADEAFVERAMGADLVLLEANYDPRLLGVSPYPAAVKRRLMSPRGHLSNDAAARLSVRLHTGKPQRVVLVHLSEVNNLAPLARDIVITALHREGIDQVAVETVRPNTGGAWWRVGE; this is translated from the coding sequence ATGCGGGTGTATGTCCTGGCAAGCGGCAGCACAGCAAACGCGGTGCTGGTGGAGGGGGGATCCACGCGGGTACTGGTGGACGCGGGACTTCCCGCCCGGGCCATCCGCCGGTGGCTGGCACGGTTCGGGATCGCCCCCGCACGGCTGGACGCGGTTCTCCTCACCCACGAGCACGACGATCATACCCGGGGCGCCGCGTCCGTGGCCCGGGCTATGGGAACCGTGGTCCTTGCGAACGAGCGAACCCTGCGGGCCTGCCCTGACTTGCGGGCAGGACACGAACGGTTCGAGAACCTACGGCCTTTCCGGATCGGGGAGCTGCTGGTGGAGGCGGTCCCCGTCTCGCACGACGCCGCGGATCCCGTGGCTTTCGTCATCGAGGGGGAGGGAAGGCGGGTGGTGATCGCTACGGACCTAGGCAGGGCCGATGAGGCCTTCGTGGAGCGGGCCATGGGCGCGGACCTGGTGCTCCTGGAGGCGAACTACGACCCGCGGCTGCTGGGGGTAAGTCCATACCCCGCCGCGGTGAAACGGCGGCTCATGAGCCCCCGGGGCCACCTGAGCAACGACGCGGCCGCGCGCCTGAGCGTGCGGCTCCACACGGGAAAACCTCAGCGGGTGGTCCTCGTGCACCTCAGCGAGGTCAACAACCTCGCCCCCCTTGCCCGGGACATCGTGATCACGGCCCTGCACCGGGAGGGCATCGACCAGGTGGCGGTGGAAACCGTCCGGCCCAATACAGGGGGCGCGTGGTGGAGGGTAGGGGAATGA
- a CDS encoding glycosyltransferase → MSRALSEMARGELLRVGQADLLIGIPSHHNASTIRYVVEAAAEGARGSFPGLRIVILNVDGGSTDGTPQLALSARVPEGVAVLTTPYEGPPGKGSAVRAVFEAARLLGARACATLDADLRSIAPWWMERLLAPVVRGEAEYVAPYYVRHKYDGTITNHLAYPMTRALYGVRVRQPIGGDFAFSGEFAARALQAPVWEGDVARFGVDIWMTTTALNGGYRVVQAHLGVKLHDPRDPAAHLGPMFRQVVGTLFNLMETYTDRWRRIVGSVPAPLVGEPVEVEPEPVPVNRAALVEGFRSGFSRFGEMWREVLGPEEFATLASRMEVSELPDPLWARICYAFAVAFHRMKAGELLEALVPLYFGRVAAFVQETEGMTTREAETVVERQAEAFEVHKPYLLALWNRA, encoded by the coding sequence ATGAGCCGAGCGCTTTCGGAAATGGCCCGGGGCGAACTCCTGCGCGTCGGGCAAGCGGACCTCCTCATCGGCATTCCCAGCCACCACAACGCCTCCACCATCCGCTACGTGGTGGAAGCAGCCGCGGAGGGCGCCCGAGGGTCGTTCCCGGGTCTTCGCATCGTGATCCTCAACGTCGACGGAGGATCCACGGATGGCACCCCGCAGCTGGCTTTGAGCGCCCGGGTTCCGGAGGGCGTCGCGGTGCTCACCACGCCGTACGAGGGTCCCCCGGGAAAGGGGAGCGCGGTGCGGGCCGTTTTCGAGGCTGCCCGCCTTCTGGGCGCCCGGGCCTGCGCCACCCTGGATGCGGACCTTCGGTCCATCGCACCGTGGTGGATGGAGCGGCTGCTTGCGCCCGTGGTCCGGGGCGAGGCGGAGTACGTGGCGCCGTACTACGTGCGGCACAAGTACGACGGCACCATCACCAACCACCTAGCCTACCCTATGACGAGGGCCCTGTACGGTGTGCGCGTACGCCAGCCCATCGGTGGAGACTTCGCCTTCTCCGGAGAATTCGCGGCACGGGCGCTGCAGGCACCCGTTTGGGAGGGGGACGTGGCGCGGTTCGGGGTGGACATCTGGATGACCACCACCGCCCTCAACGGAGGCTACCGGGTGGTCCAGGCGCATCTTGGCGTAAAATTGCACGATCCCCGGGATCCGGCCGCGCACCTCGGTCCCATGTTCCGCCAGGTGGTGGGAACCCTCTTCAACCTGATGGAGACGTACACGGATCGGTGGCGGCGGATCGTGGGCAGTGTGCCTGCCCCTCTGGTAGGCGAACCCGTGGAGGTAGAGCCCGAGCCGGTTCCCGTGAACCGCGCAGCCCTCGTGGAAGGATTCCGGAGCGGGTTCTCCCGCTTCGGGGAGATGTGGCGGGAGGTGCTGGGACCGGAGGAGTTCGCGACGCTGGCCTCCCGCATGGAGGTTTCGGAACTCCCGGATCCCCTCTGGGCGCGGATCTGCTATGCCTTTGCCGTGGCCTTCCACCGGATGAAGGCCGGTGAACTCCTGGAAGCCCTGGTTCCCCTGTACTTTGGCCGGGTGGCAGCCTTCGTGCAGGAGACGGAGGGGATGACCACGCGGGAAGCGGAGACGGTGGTGGAGCGGCAGGCGGAGGCCTTCGAGGTGCACAAGCCGTATCTGCTGGCGCTGTGGAACCGGGCGTAG
- a CDS encoding glycerate kinase, which yields MWRDSRWLRVGEDPELRRDAACILQSALRAVDAREAVRRFLRMEDGMLRVADRAYPLEAYDRVLVIGFGKASVAMAQAVEELLGDRISGGLVVTKEGHGLGLRHVEVVEAGHPLPDVRGEEAARRALDLARQAGEGDLLLCLVSGGGSALLALPAPGLTLEDKVRTTDLLLRTGATIGELNAVRKHLSAIKGGWFAKAAFPATVVALVLSDVLGDHLNTIASGPLAPDPTTYRDAVEILERYGLLAEIPEAVRRHLEQGMAGEIPETPKPGDPAFERVHAVIVGNLAQAVEAAAGQAKTLGYHTFVLTTFLEGEAREVGRVVAALAREERRAGRPLPLPACLLLGGETTVTVRGRGKGGRNQELALSAAVALEGVRGVLVVSLATDGTDGPTDAAGGVADGTTAVRARTLGYDPRRSLADNDAYPCLDAVGDLLRTGPTGTNVNDLVLVFVRD from the coding sequence ATGTGGCGGGACAGTCGGTGGCTACGGGTGGGGGAGGATCCGGAACTACGTCGGGATGCGGCCTGCATCCTCCAATCGGCCCTTCGGGCGGTAGACGCCCGGGAAGCGGTCCGCAGGTTCTTGCGCATGGAGGACGGGATGCTGCGCGTCGCAGACCGTGCGTATCCCCTGGAGGCCTACGACCGGGTCCTCGTGATCGGCTTCGGAAAAGCCAGCGTGGCCATGGCGCAGGCGGTGGAGGAGCTCCTGGGGGACCGGATTTCCGGAGGACTCGTGGTGACCAAGGAAGGACACGGTCTTGGGCTGCGGCACGTGGAGGTGGTGGAGGCTGGGCATCCCCTGCCAGATGTGAGGGGGGAGGAAGCGGCGCGCCGCGCCCTCGACCTTGCGCGGCAGGCCGGGGAGGGTGATCTCCTGCTCTGCCTCGTCTCGGGAGGGGGGTCCGCCTTGCTTGCGCTGCCTGCTCCGGGCCTCACCCTGGAGGACAAGGTGCGTACCACGGACCTGTTGCTCCGCACCGGCGCCACCATCGGGGAGCTCAACGCGGTGCGCAAGCATCTGTCTGCCATCAAGGGTGGGTGGTTCGCAAAGGCCGCGTTTCCGGCCACGGTGGTGGCCCTGGTGCTGAGCGACGTGCTGGGCGACCACCTGAACACCATCGCCTCGGGTCCGCTTGCCCCAGATCCCACCACGTACCGCGACGCGGTGGAGATCCTGGAACGGTATGGCCTGTTGGCGGAAATACCGGAAGCCGTGCGCCGCCACCTGGAGCAGGGGATGGCCGGGGAGATCCCGGAGACGCCTAAACCCGGAGATCCCGCCTTCGAGCGGGTGCATGCGGTGATCGTCGGAAACCTCGCCCAAGCCGTGGAGGCGGCGGCCGGGCAAGCCAAGACCCTGGGGTACCACACCTTCGTCCTCACCACGTTCCTCGAGGGAGAAGCCCGGGAGGTGGGAAGGGTGGTGGCGGCTCTGGCACGCGAGGAACGCAGGGCCGGCCGGCCTTTGCCGCTGCCCGCCTGCCTCCTCTTGGGCGGGGAGACCACGGTGACGGTACGGGGCAGGGGGAAAGGCGGCCGCAACCAGGAGCTCGCCCTCAGCGCGGCCGTGGCCCTAGAAGGGGTAAGGGGGGTGTTGGTGGTGAGTTTGGCTACGGACGGGACGGATGGCCCCACAGACGCGGCGGGCGGCGTGGCGGACGGGACCACGGCCGTCCGGGCCCGGACCCTGGGATACGATCCCCGGCGTTCCCTCGCGGACAACGATGCCTATCCCTGCCTAGACGCTGTAGGGGACCTGCTGCGCACGGGTCCCACCGGGACCAACGTGAACGACTTGGTGCTGGTGTTCGTGAGGGATTAG
- a CDS encoding glycosyltransferase family 4 protein, translating to MEIVLLHYTAPPVVGGVEGVLAEQARLLRAAGYRVRILTGRGGKEEGHTLLPLLYGRHPEIQAAHRAMERGDPRPFERVRDRIVQDLTAYVQNCLLLVHNVFTLDKNLPLTAALHRLLDRFPWARMVAWTHDLSWADPAVASRMRPEYPWSLLRTPRPEITYVAVSEAVRDLLIRVLGVEPEKVPVIPPGVSLESLHPLQPRTRTLLERLRIPDRFPVLLTPVRVTRRKNLELAVRITAAIRDAGAAPLLVVTGPPGAHTAANRSYLGELAALRDTLGLRAHCVFLAELGVRCTARMVGDLYLMADAVLLTSVQEGFGLPVAEAGLMRVPVFCTAIPALQEVAGPHVRFFPPQDSPEEIAREILRDLAQNPQSALRRRILERFTWDRVFHERMQPLLDRLLHPAAAGR from the coding sequence ATGGAGATCGTCCTCCTCCATTACACGGCCCCGCCGGTGGTGGGCGGAGTGGAAGGCGTGCTCGCGGAGCAAGCCCGCTTGCTCCGGGCCGCGGGGTACCGGGTCCGGATCCTCACGGGTCGGGGGGGAAAGGAGGAAGGGCATACCCTGTTGCCGCTCCTCTACGGCCGCCACCCCGAGATTCAGGCCGCACACCGGGCCATGGAGCGGGGAGATCCGCGGCCCTTTGAGCGGGTGCGGGACCGGATCGTGCAGGACCTTACCGCGTACGTTCAGAACTGCCTCCTTCTCGTGCACAACGTGTTCACCCTAGATAAAAACCTCCCCCTCACCGCGGCCCTGCACCGTCTCCTGGACCGCTTCCCGTGGGCTCGGATGGTGGCGTGGACTCACGACCTCAGCTGGGCGGATCCTGCGGTGGCCTCTCGGATGCGGCCGGAATACCCCTGGAGCCTACTGCGGACGCCGCGGCCGGAGATCACCTATGTGGCCGTCAGCGAGGCGGTGCGGGATCTCCTGATCCGAGTCCTCGGGGTGGAGCCCGAGAAGGTACCGGTGATCCCACCGGGGGTTTCCCTGGAGTCCTTGCATCCCCTACAGCCACGGACCCGGACGCTCCTGGAGCGGCTGCGGATCCCGGATCGGTTCCCCGTCCTCCTCACGCCCGTACGGGTCACCCGGCGCAAGAACCTGGAACTCGCGGTGCGCATCACCGCGGCCATCCGGGATGCGGGCGCTGCTCCGCTCCTGGTAGTCACGGGACCTCCCGGAGCCCACACCGCCGCCAACCGGAGCTACCTCGGGGAGCTGGCTGCGCTGCGGGACACACTCGGCCTGAGGGCGCACTGCGTGTTCCTTGCAGAACTTGGGGTGCGGTGTACTGCCCGCATGGTTGGCGACCTCTACCTGATGGCGGATGCGGTGCTCCTCACGAGCGTCCAGGAAGGGTTCGGGCTCCCGGTGGCGGAGGCGGGACTGATGCGTGTGCCGGTCTTCTGCACCGCGATTCCGGCCCTGCAGGAGGTGGCAGGCCCTCACGTGCGGTTCTTCCCTCCCCAGGACTCGCCGGAGGAGATCGCCCGGGAAATCCTCAGGGACCTCGCCCAGAACCCGCAGAGTGCACTGCGTCGGAGGATCCTCGAGCGCTTTACCTGGGATCGCGTCTTCCACGAGAGGATGCAGCCGCTGCTGGATCGACTCCTGCACCCCGCGGCGGCAGGGAGGTAG
- the galT gene encoding galactose-1-phosphate uridylyltransferase produces MPELRRDAISGRWVIIATDRLMRPTDFVRPKEVVENRNRCPFCWGKESETPPEILALRPDGSPPNTPGWEVRVVPNKFPALRIEGVLAPAGAPLFEHMDGVGAHEVIIETPEHDTHLGLMSQEQVAKVLWVYRERYLDLDRDPRFRYALLFRNHGRSAGASLSHPHSQLIALPVLPRRAEEELEVARGYFADRARCLYCDVLDAERRSGDRLVYENEGFVAYEPYASRFPYETWIVPKRHAASFGELRDEELLEAADALRTTLWKLHTVLENPPYNFIVHTAPYDAFPGHFYHWHVEIMPRLTQVAGFEWGTGFYINVVPPEEAARQLRSAEPVPTLLASREAANLHGEVGG; encoded by the coding sequence GTGCCTGAGCTGCGACGGGACGCCATCTCCGGCCGGTGGGTGATCATCGCCACGGATCGGCTCATGCGCCCCACGGACTTTGTCCGACCCAAGGAGGTGGTGGAGAACCGGAACCGCTGCCCCTTCTGCTGGGGCAAGGAATCCGAGACCCCACCCGAAATTCTCGCCCTCCGACCCGATGGGAGTCCTCCCAATACCCCCGGTTGGGAGGTGCGGGTGGTTCCCAACAAGTTCCCTGCCCTCCGCATCGAGGGAGTGCTGGCGCCTGCGGGCGCGCCGCTCTTTGAGCACATGGACGGGGTCGGAGCCCACGAGGTGATCATCGAGACCCCGGAGCACGACACGCACCTGGGGCTCATGTCCCAGGAACAGGTGGCCAAGGTCCTGTGGGTGTACCGGGAGCGGTACCTGGATCTCGACCGGGATCCCCGGTTTCGATACGCCCTGCTCTTCCGCAACCACGGACGAAGCGCAGGCGCAAGCCTGTCGCACCCGCACTCCCAGCTCATTGCCCTCCCGGTCCTTCCCCGGCGGGCGGAGGAGGAGCTGGAGGTGGCCCGGGGGTACTTCGCAGATCGGGCCCGCTGTCTATATTGCGATGTGCTGGATGCGGAGCGGCGTAGCGGCGATCGGCTGGTGTACGAGAACGAAGGCTTCGTGGCCTACGAACCTTATGCCTCCCGCTTCCCATACGAGACATGGATCGTCCCCAAGCGCCACGCGGCCTCCTTCGGCGAGCTGCGGGACGAGGAGCTCCTGGAGGCCGCGGACGCCCTCCGCACCACGCTCTGGAAGCTCCACACGGTCCTCGAGAACCCTCCGTACAACTTCATCGTGCATACCGCACCCTACGATGCCTTCCCCGGCCACTTCTACCACTGGCACGTGGAGATCATGCCGCGGCTTACGCAGGTGGCAGGATTCGAGTGGGGCACGGGCTTCTACATCAATGTGGTTCCGCCGGAGGAGGCGGCCCGGCAGCTGCGTTCCGCCGAGCCGGTACCGACCCTCCTCGCTTCCCGGGAGGCGGCGAACCTCCACGGAGAGGTGGGGGGCTAG
- a CDS encoding vitamin K epoxide reductase family protein — protein MWQAVAVGGLCAVGFLDSLYFVLVQHRVLPSDPRWLPQFCRMEQGRCLSILEAPEARLLGVPNSMVGLGFYPGVFAAVLLAQLGDRRWLGAVLAAALGAVLAGLYLVWALVWRLRTHCPLCYLAHVVNAALLALLVFAARTGWR, from the coding sequence GTGTGGCAAGCGGTGGCCGTGGGCGGGCTGTGCGCGGTAGGGTTTCTCGATAGCCTGTACTTCGTGCTGGTGCAGCACCGGGTTCTCCCATCAGATCCCCGGTGGCTCCCGCAGTTCTGCCGCATGGAGCAGGGCCGCTGTCTTTCCATCCTGGAAGCGCCGGAAGCCCGCCTGCTGGGGGTTCCGAACAGTATGGTGGGCCTGGGGTTCTATCCCGGGGTGTTCGCCGCGGTTCTCCTCGCTCAGCTGGGAGACCGGCGGTGGCTCGGCGCTGTCCTCGCCGCCGCCCTCGGAGCCGTGCTTGCCGGCCTCTACCTGGTCTGGGCCCTGGTGTGGCGGCTGCGCACCCACTGTCCTCTGTGCTATCTTGCCCATGTCGTGAACGCCGCGCTGCTGGCGCTGCTCGTCTTCGCAGCGCGCACGGGATGGAGGTAG
- a CDS encoding DUF5317 family protein has product MLLLLPLALSLCVGWIRGGSLRNLAESELRLPWMALLAILTQLLIFDPTSRLVPVRFPVVPVHALSYLLLAVFIGANRRLPGMWLLAAGFLANALVILSNGGYMPASEEALRAAGRWTLLQEAGGTYNNSSLIGPQTRLWFLADVFAIPAGLPFANVFSLGDVLLALGVLVLVPGLMRARPLRPEARVAAAVAGGFLVGYLAGNLEAPAALSAVSAPQPSSTPRLVQKSSPPPLSPMAEPATPAPQVLYTVQVGAYRHSANARTMVKRLAEDGYRARILSGSLHRVVVGKFETERQAHRLADLLGRSGYPTYVRRLR; this is encoded by the coding sequence ATGCTCCTCCTGCTCCCCCTCGCGTTGTCCCTCTGCGTCGGATGGATCCGGGGCGGAAGTCTTCGTAACCTAGCGGAATCCGAGCTCCGCCTGCCCTGGATGGCCCTCCTCGCCATCCTCACGCAACTCCTGATCTTCGACCCTACCTCGCGCCTCGTGCCGGTGCGGTTCCCCGTTGTTCCCGTACACGCCCTGTCCTACCTCCTGCTGGCGGTCTTTATCGGGGCGAACCGACGGCTTCCGGGGATGTGGCTGCTAGCCGCGGGATTCCTGGCCAACGCCTTGGTGATCCTCAGCAACGGCGGGTACATGCCCGCCTCGGAGGAGGCCCTGCGGGCTGCGGGCCGGTGGACGCTCCTGCAGGAGGCAGGAGGAACCTACAACAACTCCTCCCTCATCGGGCCGCAGACCCGGCTGTGGTTTCTGGCGGACGTCTTCGCCATCCCTGCTGGACTTCCGTTTGCGAACGTTTTCAGCCTGGGGGATGTGCTGTTAGCCCTAGGGGTCCTCGTCCTTGTCCCGGGTCTGATGAGAGCCCGACCCCTGCGGCCGGAGGCGCGGGTAGCTGCAGCCGTGGCAGGAGGCTTTCTTGTGGGGTACCTTGCGGGTAACCTGGAAGCCCCCGCCGCCCTCTCAGCGGTGAGCGCACCTCAGCCTTCTTCCACCCCCCGCCTCGTCCAGAAATCTTCTCCACCCCCTCTCTCCCCTATGGCTGAACCGGCCACCCCTGCTCCTCAAGTGCTTTACACCGTCCAGGTGGGCGCTTACCGGCATTCCGCAAACGCGCGGACGATGGTGAAGCGGCTCGCGGAGGACGGCTACAGGGCCCGCATCCTCTCCGGTAGCCTCCACCGGGTGGTGGTAGGGAAATTCGAGACTGAGCGGCAGGCGCACCGCCTCGCGGATCTCCTCGGCCGATCCGGTTATCCCACCTACGTGCGCCGCCTGCGCTAA
- the moaA gene encoding GTP 3',8-cyclase MoaA, producing MLDQYGRPIQDLRISLTDRCNLRCVYCMPEEGIPFLPREGLMRVDEILTLTRIAAELGVVKVRLTGGEPTVRPDLLDIVRGIAEIPGIRDVAMTTNGVRLRSLAGPLARAGLRRVNVSLDTLNPQTFARITRGGRLRDVLEGIRAAEEAGLHPIKVNTVVVRSFNDEEVTDLAALTLNHAWEVRFIEVMPFGEVADLALAGVVPSEETMARIEAAFGPLEPLDLSGEDPARTYRIPGAAGTLGFISPVSQPFCSKCGRLRLTPDGKLRLCLLRDDEVDLLTPLRRGATYEELREIFRAAAYRRPFGHALAERMYPQQRVMTQIGG from the coding sequence ATGCTGGATCAGTACGGACGCCCCATCCAGGATCTGAGGATCTCCCTCACGGACCGCTGTAACCTTCGCTGTGTGTACTGCATGCCGGAGGAAGGGATCCCGTTCCTCCCCCGGGAAGGCCTGATGCGGGTAGACGAGATCCTCACCCTCACCCGCATCGCGGCGGAGCTGGGAGTGGTCAAGGTCCGGCTCACGGGCGGGGAGCCTACGGTGCGACCGGATCTTCTGGACATCGTACGGGGGATTGCGGAGATCCCGGGCATCCGGGACGTGGCCATGACCACGAACGGCGTGCGGCTGCGCAGCCTCGCGGGGCCTCTAGCCCGCGCGGGGCTCCGGAGGGTGAACGTGAGCCTGGATACCCTCAACCCCCAGACCTTCGCCCGCATCACCCGGGGAGGGCGACTCCGGGACGTCCTGGAAGGCATCCGGGCCGCGGAGGAGGCGGGGCTCCACCCCATCAAGGTGAACACGGTGGTGGTGCGATCCTTCAACGACGAGGAGGTCACAGACCTCGCCGCGCTCACCCTGAACCACGCATGGGAGGTCCGGTTCATCGAGGTCATGCCCTTCGGGGAGGTGGCAGATCTGGCCCTGGCGGGGGTTGTGCCCAGCGAGGAGACCATGGCCCGCATCGAGGCCGCCTTCGGACCGCTCGAACCCCTGGACCTGTCTGGGGAAGATCCGGCCCGCACCTACCGAATTCCCGGCGCGGCAGGAACCCTCGGGTTCATCAGTCCCGTAAGCCAACCCTTCTGCAGCAAGTGCGGACGGCTGCGGCTCACGCCGGACGGCAAGCTGCGGCTCTGTCTTTTACGGGACGACGAGGTGGATCTGCTGACTCCCCTGCGCCGCGGCGCCACGTACGAGGAGCTGCGGGAGATCTTCCGGGCCGCCGCCTACCGCCGTCCCTTCGGCCACGCCCTGGCGGAGCGCATGTACCCCCAGCAGCGGGTCATGACCCAGATCGGGGGCTGA
- the glgA gene encoding glycogen synthase GlgA gives MRVLFVVAEMVPFAKTGGLADVAGALPPALRDLGVDVRVLMPRYAAVDPGRHGLKRVGEVSAPVEGRGELAGIWEGSLAGKVPVWFLDHLGYYGRPGIYGERGQDYGDNLHRFTFLCRAALAWVRLAGWVPDVFHCHDWHTAMVPIYLDTVERGASVLGGTATLFTIHNLAYQGIFPREQFPVTGLPEEVYWSRLEFYGSLNLMKGALLSADLLSTVSETYAREIQTPEFGYGLDGVLRTRSQDLYGVLNGVDYSVWDPRMDPYIPARYGLEDLSGKRICKRALQAEFGLPDEPEVPLLGMVTRLVDQKGLDLVQECLERMVAAGVQFVLLGMGDPRYEAAFTDAAQRYPRNVGVRIGFDEGLAHRIEAGCDLFLMPSRYEPSGLNQLYSLRYGTVPVVRRTGGLADSIIDATPEAIARGEANGFVFEAYTPDALWEAIRRALDAFRNPALWRTLVQAGMRADFSWSRSARRYMELYERARAKKRR, from the coding sequence GTGCGGGTACTCTTCGTGGTGGCTGAAATGGTTCCCTTCGCGAAGACCGGGGGACTTGCGGATGTGGCAGGAGCCCTTCCCCCTGCCCTCCGTGACCTGGGGGTGGACGTGCGCGTCCTGATGCCCCGGTATGCTGCGGTGGACCCCGGACGCCATGGACTCAAGCGCGTGGGTGAGGTCTCGGCACCCGTGGAGGGCCGGGGGGAGCTCGCCGGGATATGGGAGGGGAGCCTTGCCGGGAAGGTCCCGGTGTGGTTCCTGGACCACCTGGGCTACTACGGACGGCCCGGGATCTACGGGGAGAGGGGACAGGACTACGGGGACAACCTGCATCGGTTCACCTTCCTGTGCCGGGCGGCCCTCGCCTGGGTCCGGTTGGCAGGGTGGGTTCCGGACGTCTTTCACTGCCACGACTGGCACACAGCCATGGTCCCCATTTACCTGGACACCGTGGAACGTGGGGCCTCCGTCCTCGGCGGTACGGCTACCCTCTTCACCATCCACAATCTGGCCTATCAGGGAATCTTCCCCCGGGAGCAGTTCCCCGTGACCGGCCTACCCGAGGAGGTGTACTGGTCCCGTCTGGAGTTCTACGGCTCTCTGAACCTCATGAAGGGAGCGCTGCTCTCCGCGGATCTCCTCAGCACCGTGAGCGAGACCTATGCCCGGGAGATCCAGACCCCGGAGTTCGGGTATGGACTCGATGGGGTGCTGCGCACCCGTAGCCAGGACCTCTACGGGGTCCTGAACGGGGTGGACTACTCGGTCTGGGACCCCCGCATGGACCCCTACATCCCCGCCCGGTACGGGCTCGAGGACCTCTCGGGGAAACGCATCTGCAAGCGGGCCCTGCAGGCGGAGTTCGGGCTCCCGGATGAGCCCGAGGTGCCGCTACTGGGCATGGTCACGCGCCTGGTGGACCAAAAAGGGCTTGACCTAGTCCAGGAGTGCCTGGAGCGGATGGTGGCCGCGGGCGTGCAGTTCGTGCTGCTGGGTATGGGGGATCCGAGGTACGAAGCTGCTTTCACGGATGCGGCCCAACGGTACCCACGGAACGTGGGGGTCCGTATTGGGTTCGACGAAGGGCTCGCGCACCGCATCGAGGCAGGCTGTGACCTGTTCCTCATGCCTTCCCGGTACGAACCCTCCGGCCTCAACCAGCTCTACAGTCTCCGGTACGGGACCGTGCCCGTGGTCCGGCGCACGGGGGGACTGGCGGACAGCATCATAGACGCCACCCCGGAGGCCATCGCCCGCGGGGAGGCCAACGGGTTCGTGTTCGAGGCGTACACCCCGGATGCCCTGTGGGAGGCCATCCGCCGGGCCCTGGACGCGTTCCGGAATCCCGCCCTCTGGCGTACACTGGTGCAGGCCGGGATGCGGGCGGACTTCTCGTGGAGCCGGTCCGCGCGCCGGTACATGGAGCTGTACGAACGAGCCCGTGCGAAGAAGAGGCGTTGA
- a CDS encoding HD-GYP domain-containing protein gives MTKLSYANYVQLRIETDNFLHALAEAVDARDPYTAQHSHRVAELCRAIARRLQLPDREVNRLYAIARVHDVGKIAVRDAILLKPAPLSAEELKEMRGHVEAGARILGHISLYRDALDILLQHHERLDGSGYPKGLQGEEIGLSARILAVADAYDAMTTLRPYRPAKSPEEAVRELYRLAGKQYDLSVVRALEDELMERRVLEKPVLAATESVSEILEAVDPDAPPAPPRVVPLRRMDPGRKSS, from the coding sequence ATGACCAAGCTCTCCTACGCCAACTATGTCCAGCTCCGCATCGAGACCGACAACTTCCTTCACGCCCTCGCGGAGGCGGTGGACGCCCGGGATCCCTACACGGCCCAGCACTCCCATCGGGTGGCGGAACTCTGCCGGGCCATCGCCCGCCGCCTGCAGCTCCCGGACCGTGAGGTGAACCGTCTCTACGCTATCGCCCGGGTGCACGACGTAGGCAAGATCGCGGTCCGGGACGCCATCCTCCTCAAGCCCGCTCCCCTCAGCGCCGAGGAGCTCAAGGAGATGCGGGGGCACGTGGAGGCGGGTGCCCGCATCCTGGGTCACATCAGCCTGTACCGGGATGCCCTCGACATCCTCCTCCAGCACCACGAGCGGCTGGATGGGTCCGGGTATCCGAAGGGACTACAGGGGGAGGAGATCGGCTTATCTGCCCGCATCCTCGCGGTGGCCGATGCCTACGATGCCATGACCACCCTACGCCCCTACCGGCCCGCCAAAAGCCCGGAGGAGGCTGTACGGGAGTTGTACCGGTTGGCCGGTAAACAGTATGATCTCTCCGTGGTGCGGGCCCTGGAGGACGAACTTATGGAACGCCGGGTGCTTGAGAAACCCGTCCTGGCCGCTACCGAATCGGTTTCTGAGATCCTGGAGGCCGTTGATCCCGATGCTCCTCCTGCTCCCCCTCGCGTTGTCCCTCTGCGTCGGATGGATCCGGGGCGGAAGTCTTCGTAA